The Manihot esculenta cultivar AM560-2 chromosome 17, M.esculenta_v8, whole genome shotgun sequence genome contains the following window.
TGGCGTCATTCTTGGGGCAGATACTAGGGCAACAGAGGGTCCCATAGTTTGTGATAAGAACTGTGAGAAAATTCATTATATGGCACCGAACATTTATTGTTGTGGAGCAGGAACTGCTGCTGATACTGAAGCAGTAACAGGTATTATTAAGATTCTTGGTAGTTTTAGGCCTTCATAGAACTTCACTTAAACATGATggacacttttttttttctcattttcatgTTACTGGACCTAAGGCATTGCCACGGTGTTTACATTTGTGTAGACATGGTCAGCTCACAGCTGCAGTTGCATCGCTACCATACTGGCCGAGAATCAAGGGTTATTACAGCATTGACTCTTCTTAAGAAGCATCTTTTCAAGTTTGTGTTTCAACTTTGTGCATTTCACTATGTATCTCTTCATAGTAAGCATGCATACTGACTGATTAATGTTTTGTCCAGCTACCAAGGTTATGTATCAGCTGCTTTGGTCCTTGGTGGGGTTGATTGCACTGGGCCTCATTTACATACTGTGAGTGTTCTTGTGATGCAGGGTGCTTTTGTACCTGGAACCTttctttaaaaccatgaaattgtCTGATTTCTTGTGAATGCAATGGTATTTTGCAGATATATCCCCATGGATCAACTGACACATTGCCATTTGCTACAATGGGTTCTGGTTCTCTTGCTGCAATGGCTATTTTTGAATCAAAGTACAGAGAAGGCTTGAATGTAAGTAGTTTGTCAATAGTGTTTTATACTTGTGGCgttgaagaaaaaaattttgcagTTAAAATAAACAACTGTTATACAAAGATGCTAGTAATCTGGTTTTATACAAAGATGCATGAGTTTGCAATGATTAACTTACCATTGAATAGGAACAcatgaataagaaaatattACGATCCTCTACATGGTGTTGCAGTTGCCTTTCTCTTTTTTCATATCCAATCTCAGTGAAGCATTTTACCTTTGTAGAGGGATGAAGGTATAAAGCTTGTTTGTGAAGCGATATGCTCCGGTGTCTTCAATGACTTGGGAAGTGGAAGcaatgttgatgtttgtgttaTAACAAAGGTATGTGGTTTTCAGCCAGTCGCCTCTGTCATTGTCAAGATTTCTTGAGATCATATTTGATGAAAATTTTCCCCTGTAATATGCGGTGGGACAGGGACACAAGGAATACCTAAGGAACCACATGTTACCAAATCCACGTACCTATATCAGTTCAAGAGGGTACACATTTCCAAAGAAGACCGGTCAGTATCTACTTGTGCAACTTCTAGCATTCAATTCTATCATGACACATATTTGAAATTTATGCTTATAGAGAAGTGGTTACAAAGGATGTGTTTTGTTTAGTTAACCAAACACTGGCTGAAGCTGCTTTTGAAACCAATCTCGTACATTTGTTAAGTGCTGGGATGCATATGATTCTGCTTTAAAATATCACAACCTTTTTTTGATTAATAAGACTGATGCCTTTTTAGAACATTCGATAGTATCTGATGCTGTCCTGATCTCATTTGCTAGTATGGATGTCGGGTTTGGATCTACAAGATGAGAAAGAATGTCGGGTTGTTGGTTATAGACAATTTTTCCGATGCTTAAGTCAGTAGATGGTTTATGGAAAAATCTAAGAGTAAAAGGTCAGGATAATAGAACGAGAGATATATTTGGAGGTGCTCTTATATAGAGTCAGTCAGTTAAATCCTTTTGGAAATTCCTTGTGGAATTCATCTGTCCTAGTTTGTCCTGCTAGTGTTGGAGTCCTTTGTTGGTTTGGATATGCAACCCGTGTAGAATTTAATGTCTTCTTCTAACAATTAGTTACGTTCATGTAGGATTCCTTGTTTCTTGAGGTCTTACCATGATCGAATCTCCTTACTGTCTAGGGTTCAAACCAAATCCTTGTTTGAGATCCGGATTGATTTTTTGGGATCCGAGCAGGATCCTTGTCTGAGATATGATTCGGACCTATAAggggatttggttttggaaAACTTTGCGTAGACCAAGTGTGGGATGGTCATGAGGTCCAAATATGGTTTCCAGGATTAGGTACTAGATATATTATCTGTCCCCCCTCGAGTTTTGTGAATCTTCAGGTTCACTTTCTAGAATACTCTTATGTACACGTGTCTAGCAAGCAGCCAATTAAAAATCAAagaccaaaccgaaccgaaaggTTCAATTTGATTATTTGATATATTCGTCTCAGTTtggttaattaattgaaatcaaTAAGATAAACTGAATCGACCAGCCTTATATACAAAAACTTAAAGAAATCCTAGCCACCCTTCATTCCCTCTCATATCTCTCACACAGTCACTCTCCACTTCTTCCCTTTCCTTTTCCTCTCTAAACTCTATTCACTGTCTCGCATGCCATGAAATATGTGGACCAAtctacatcatcatcatcatcttcttcttcgcCCTCACCGCTGACTCCTTCAGATCTTATCATCCTCTTCGCCATCATCATCGACCCTCCAGATTGAAGTTAGCGACAATGCCAACAATCTTCTTCTATAATACCCAATTGAAGAAAACCACATGCTCAATGGCGTAGACTCCACATTATCATCTTAAGTCATGAAAATGAGGATAGCTTGAAATGGGTTTTACTTTACTGGATCTGAGTATTATGTATAGGTTTTACTCTGATTCAATGTAAttatttttgctatttttttgaattttcggTTGCGTTTAATGGTTGATTTGGGATCTTGTAAAGAATTTGCTATTTGTATTCTTGTTGTTGGTGAAAGAATGTTTCAATCTATTTGTTTAGAAGAGATAAAAAGGCACAATTCCTTTGAATGTTTGAGGAAATGGTTTGAGTTAGatatttaattgtaatttttgtTAATAGTATTAGGTTCATGTGTTGATTTTCTGCATTTGTCCAGTGTTAATATTTAGCATTTATTAGATCTTTTGTATCCTTTGTGGATTTCTAAGAATTTGCTATTGAGCTTGAAATTAGAACCGATGAAGTGAACTGAACCGATTTATTTCAGTTCAATTGGTTATTACTTTTGGTTTGGTCttctataatatattatttaattactcaGTTTTTTTATTTCAGCTCGGTTCGGCTTGAAATTGAACAGACCAAGTGCTCACTCTTACACGTGTCATTTTTCTACGTGTTGGAAGTGGAGTCATCTCAATTGAgtggggggggggggttggGAAGTCCAAACATTGCCTTGTTAAATGTAGGGAACAATCAGATTCCCCATGGAAgaatgattaaattttttattaatgggGTGAGCGAGAGATAAAACATCTTTTCTCGCTCCCTCAAACTCTTATATAAAAGGGGTGTGGGGACTTCATTTGCCTAACACCTCTTTTGAAAGCTTTCCCCTTCTCCTATTTGGTTTCTCTCTTCCTCTCTTTTGAGAGTTGTTTTTCTAGCTATGGTTCTTCTGTGTTTTCGCTGCTCTTCATCTTTCTGAAGGTGCATTGATCACTTTGTAATTTTGAGTCATGGTTGATGGCAAGTTATTACATACCAGACCTGCAATTCCCCTTGAAACATTGAAATAGGGAAAGAAAGAGATAGAAGTAGATTGGGTtgagaaaagaaatagaaagaggAGAAGTAATAAATAGAATAAGAGAAGATAGAGGAAGACAGAGCATAAttagagagaaagagatagaagagagaaatattttttactattattgATCTTGGATAGATTCCTTTTTATAAATGGGTTCCTATTTGTACTGAAGAAAGTGGAAACCACTGCTGGACTAATTCCCTCCAACTTACACATACACATTCAACATACTAGCTACTCTACTTCTTAGTCATAACAAAATTCTCCTCCAGACCTCTCTCCCCTTGTTCTGGATGTTGAAGTAGATTGGTCTGACTCGGATGGTTTGGTTTTGGAGGATCTAGACATCAAAGAAGTTTCGCACTCAGTAGGTAGTTCGAACATTGAGTCTTTACATCCTTTGGTTTGTAGTGAACCTCATCTGACACGCTCTTTGGTTCATATGAAGATATTCAGTCTTAAGAGTGTAGCTATTCGGTCCATTGGGATGAAAGTATAATAGTCTTGAGATCTATGTTGGGTGGTCCTGCAGTAAAGGTCAAACTATTGCCGACTTGGTTCGTAGAGAGGATTGTATTGTTGTTTCCGAGGAGAAGCTTAAGGTTGGGTTTTGGTTCCCTCTTCACTCATTTTTCATTGGAGTGTAAAAGTTGATTCGGTGCAGCATAGCCCAGCTTCATTCGAACAGTTGGCATACTTTGGTTGCATACGATCTCTCTGTTGGGACTAAAATATTGAGCCCTTCACTAGGGTCTTGCCTCTATGTACTCTGTGGCTTCTGACTTAATTGCCGATATGGGTGGAAAACTTTGCCTAGACCAGCTGTGGGATTGGTCATGAGATCCGGATATGGTTTCGGATCTTAATTAGGTCCAGTTCGGTTTGAAATTGGCAGTTTTGGTTCCTTGTTTCTGGTTC
Protein-coding sequences here:
- the LOC110605640 gene encoding proteasome subunit beta type-7-A, coding for MSKLAVDVPPMGGFSFDLCRRNDMLAKKGVNPPSFRKTGTTIVGIVFQDGVILGADTRATEGPIVCDKNCEKIHYMAPNIYCCGAGTAADTEAVTDMVSSQLQLHRYHTGRESRVITALTLLKKHLFNYQGYVSAALVLGGVDCTGPHLHTIYPHGSTDTLPFATMGSGSLAAMAIFESKYREGLNRDEGIKLVCEAICSGVFNDLGSGSNVDVCVITKGHKEYLRNHMLPNPRTYISSRGYTFPKKTEVLLTKITPLKAKEEVTDGGDAMEE